In Paenibacillus xylanilyticus, the genomic window ACCTGCGATATTCAAGAGAGAAAACGTAATGGCTGCCTGCCCGGAAGCTGTAGCCAGTGCCCCGGCTCCTCCCTCCAATGCCGCAATCCGCTGCTCGAACACATCGGTTGTCGGGTTCATTAGACGGGTATAGATGTTGCCAAACTCTTTCAGACCAAACAGATTGGCAGCATGTTCCGTGTCCTTGAAACCATAAGATGTGGTCTGATACAAAGGCACAGCACGTGCATGAGTCGTTGGATCAATCTCCTGGCCTGCATGAATTGCCAATGTTTCAAATGAAAGCTCACGTTCGTTTGACATAAATCTGAATCCTCCCTTGGCTTATACGTTTCAAAGATCCTGATGTCCTCACATGGTGGCATATGTTTTCCATATTCTCTCACAAGATGTCGTGTTTGAAAAGAGTTATTTCCGATTTATCCGATGAGAAATATTTTATATGTATTGTTGACAAGGTTATACCAAAAACCTTTGCGAGGGCAAAGGTTTCCTGGCTATTTTAATATCGCGATATCGCAGAATAAGCTTATCTTCAGCCCATCTCTACACTCTCACACCATTCCATACTTCACGCAAATGCTTGGCTGCAGGAACGGCCTCTTCGGCAGTTACCCCCTCCAGTGAGATATCGATATGTGGCTTATACGTTTTTAACAGCTCGAAAAACAGCGGATAATCCAATATGCCTTCACCGGGTACTGGATTAATCTTCTCGCCCTGTGCATTGAAGGCCACATCCTTCGCATGAATGACAATGATTCGCTGGTATAGCGTCTCCATTACATCACGCAGGAAAGCACCCTGGTCTGCAACATTCGGCTGTTTAATCAGATTGCATGGATCAAATAACATGCCCAGATTGGAGGAGGGGATCTCTTCAAACAAACGAGTCATATGTTCACGTGTATGAAGTGTATGGGTAGATACAGGCTCAATGGCCGCATGTACGCCCCACTTTTCCGCTTCCTCCGTGATTTCCTCCAGCGTTTCCCGCAGCACGCTCCAGGCTTTTTCTTCATACCCATCTGGGTGGGTGGCTTGGTAGGTGTCCAAACCTCCCGTTTCTGTTGCAACCATGCTGCAGCCAAAATCACGGGCATACCGCAGATGTTCCTTGAAACGCTCGATGTCTGCCCTTCTGCGTTCAGCATCCGGATCAATCGGATTAATATAGCAGCCCAGAACAGCGATCTTGACTCCGCGCCTAGCAAACTGGTCCCCAATTTCATTCGCCAGTCCTGGACTGAGTTTGCCGTTAGACGAGTCAACATCCGATAGGGCTTTTGCAAGCGCCAGCTGTACCGAATTGAATCCATGATCTGCGATCGTTTGCGCAAGCTGGGCTGTAGGCTGTTGGCCAAACGTATGTGCCAGAATACCAAGTTTCATGTCACTGCCTCCTTCACCATTGATAGCAGAGCAGATTAACGAGCCATCCAGCCGCCATCTACATTCAGTACATGACCATTCAAATAATCCGAAGCAGACGATGCAAGAAACACGACTGGCCCTTTCAAATCTTCCGGAGTTCCCCATCGTCCTGCAGGAATACGAGCTGTGATATCCCGATACCGGTTTTCATCCGCACGAATCTGAGTGGTATTATCCGTCTCCATGTAACCTGGTGCGATCCCGTTAATTTGTACACCCTTACCTGCCCACTCATTAGCGAGCGCCTTGGTCAAGCCTGCAACCCCATGCTTACTGGCTGTATAACCCGGGACGTTAATACCTCCCTGGTAGGACAACATGGAGGCGATATTGATGATTTTGCCGCTACCGCGTTCAATCATGTGTCTGCCCGCCAGCTGACTCAGGAAAAATACCGTGTTCAGGTTAAGCCCGATGACATCGTGCCAGTCCTGCTGTCCATGGTCAGCCGCAGGTGTACGACGAATTATACCCGCATTGTTAACGAGAATATCTATTTTACCTTGAAATGCTAATGCCTTCTCAAATACTGCCGGCAATTCATCTTCACGACTTAAATCGGCTTCAATGATATATGCTTTGCGCCCGAGCGCTTCGATCGCGCCTGCTGTCTCGGATGGTTTTGAATAGGAAACGAGTATCACATCTGCTCCGGCCTCCGCCAGACCAATCGCCATTCCCTGCCCCAAACCACCGGAAGTACCGGTTACAAGCGCAACTTGTCCGCTTAGATCAAATGGATTCATGAATGATTCCTCCGCATGTTATGAGATGCAAACCTGTAAGTGATGCCAATCAACTTTTTGGATATGATTAGCGATTCAGAAATTAAGTCCATCTGTGCGTTTAGCTTTGATAATCGACTTTGACACCGATGTGGTTATACAGTGCAGCGGTCTCTTCACCCAGCTGACTGTCACTGATAATACAGTCCAGCTCCGAACAATGCGCGAAGGTCCGCAGCGCAAATTGTCCAAATTTATAATGGTCAACCACGCCAAAGACCTGCTGAGAGGCAGAGATCATCGCTTTTTTTAGTGGAACCAGATCACCTGTATAGATGGAGAGTCCGAACTCCGGATGTAGTGCAGTGGTAGAGATAAATGCTTTGTGGATATTAAGACTGGAGATAAAAGCCGCTGTGTCGTCTCCCACCAGCATATTACGGACTCTCGCCCCACCAGGCACGACCAGCCGGATCTGCTCCTTCTTGGTTAGCTCAGCAATAATAAAGAGATCATTGGTTACGACAGTGAGCGGCTGATTGTCCATCCGTTTCGCCATCTCGAGTGTGGTGCTCCCTCCGTCCAGCGCAATAATTTCATTGGGACGTATGTAAGCGAGCGCACGCTCGGCAATCTCCGTCTTCTCCGAATGATGCTTCTCTGTTGCTCCACGGCTGGTGAGGATACCATACTGATCATTCTGAGCCAGCATGGCTCCTCCATGGACGCGTACAAGCAGTCCCATCGCTTCCAGCTTGTCGAGATCCTCCCGAACTGTCTTGCCTGTCACCTGCAGCAGTTCGCTCAGATCATTAACGGTAACTTCCTGGCGCTCCAGCAGAGCCTCCATAATTTTTTCATGTCTTTTTAATGGATTCATTCAATCAACTTCCTGTTTCTTGGAATTTACGCGTTTATTTCAGGTCTTTCATCGCCACGCCGTCCATATCCTCGAACGTTTGGTTCTCACCAGCCATGGCCCAACAAAAGGTATAACTGCTTGTGCCAACGCCGCTGTGAATGGACCAGCTTGGAGAGATAATCGCCTGACGGTCACGCACAACCAGATGCCGGGTCTCGTTCGGCTCGCCCATCATATGGAATACTACTCCGTCTTCGGGCAGATTCCAATACAAATATACTTCGGAGCGGCGGTTATGGGTATGTGCAGGCATTGTGTTCCACATGTTTCCCTTGTCGAGCTCCGTGATGCCCATCACCAGCTGACAGCTCTGAATTCCGCCCTCACCCTGGTGAATGTAGCGATAGATAGTCCGTTCATTCGAACTTTCAATACTGCCCAGATGATTCGGCTGAGCTTGTTCCTGGGTTGCCTTTTGCGTAGGATAAGCGTGATGTGCCGGAGTGGATACAAAGTAAAACTGAGCCGGCTGCTCATTTCCATTACTTTTAAATACGACTTCTTTTACACCTTTTCCGATATAAAGGCATTCTTTGGCACCAATCTCATAACCCTGTCCATCTGCAGTGACCGTTCCATGTCCTCCAACATTAATGATACCGATTTCACGACGCTCCAGGAAAAAGTCCGTTCCAATGTCTTTCAGGTTCACTTCAAGCGCAATGTCCTTGCTCTGAGGTACCGCAGTCCCTACAATATAACGATCCACATGAGAATACACAGTAACCAGCTCGTCTGTTGCGAACAATTGCTCCATCAAAAATTCCTCACGCAGGCGAGACGTATCATAATTTTTCACTTCATTGGGGTGTGCAGCATAACGATTTTCCATCATTAATCCATTCCCTTCGTCAATTGAGTGATGTTTGAGATCATTTGATTACAAAGTTCATATAAGTTCATTTTAGTTCATTATGTATCATTTGTGTACCTTTTTTTCGAAAATAAACAGATTTTAATTAAGCTGTATTTGGGTTTACCAATTTAGCGAAAACAAAAAAGAGGATCTCCACCGTCTGCAATGCAGACGGGGAGATCCTCTTCATTCAAATCTTAATGTGCAACGGCATTGTTCAGCATGATCCAGATTGAACCAAGAACGATGGTCAACATGATCAGCAAGCCGAAAATCAAAGCCATGACATTCCAGCGTGGTTTTCCTGTTTCACGAATATGCATGAAGAAGAAGAGTTGAACCACAAACTGAAGTGCGGCCGTTACGAGAATAACAGCCATTGTTCCTGTTCTGCCCATCATATCGTTCAGTACAACCACCAATGGGATGATTGTGAGGACGATGGACAGAATGAAGCCGATGACATAAGACTTCATGGAGCCATGCTGTTCGTGAGCATGGGAATCATGTGAGTTATGCTCTGCCATCTACATCACCCCCATCAGATAAACGATCGACAGGAGGAAGATCCAGACGACGTCCAAGAAGTGCCAGTACAAGCTGATTACGTTGATTTTACCGCGAGTCACATCGGTAATACCACGTTTTTTCAATTGGAACATCAATCCGATCATCCAGATCAAACCTAACGATACGTGAAGTCCGTGAGTTCCCACGAGGGTGAAGAATGCGCCGGAAGCAGCACTCGTCGTGTAGCTGAATCCTTCGTGAATCATCTCAACAAACTCGGTTACTTCAAGTGCGATAAAGGCTGCACCGAGAACGGCTGTAACTGCCAGCCAGCTAATCAGCTGCTTCACTTTACCTTGGTTCATCGCAAGAACGGCAAGTCCGCTCGTGAATGAACTTGTGAGCAAGATGAATGTCTCGGCGATAACGCCCGGCATTTTGATCAGCTCAGACAATATTGGTCCGCCCGCCGTATTGTCACGCAACACAATAAAGGTTGCGAACAATACGGAGAACAGGATAACGTCGGAAATCAGGAAGAACCAGAAACCGAGCAATTTCAATTCTTGTGGATCATGGTGACCATGGTCGTGACCGTGATCGTGACCATGCTTAGCGGCTGCTTGAGCCATTATACCGACCCCCTTAACGACGCTTCGGTACGCTTAATTTCGTCGACCGGAATGTAATAATCCGTATCGTATGAGAATGAACGAGCGATCATGCAGATCCCTACGCCAGCGAGTCCGAGAATCGCCATCCACAGCCATCCGAATACAAAGCCGAAGCCGGCGATGAACCAGAAGACAGACATGATAAACGGAATTGCGGAGTTCTTAGGCATATGAATCGGTTCGAGCGGCTGTTCTGGTGGGTAGATGCCTTTGGCACGACGTTCTTTCTCTTCCCACCACTCATCAATATCATCACCGCGCGGTGTAATGGCAAAGTTGTACTCAGGAGCTGGTGAAGGAATCGACCACTCGAGTGTACGACCATCCCATGGATCGCCGGATGCTTTGAGTGTTTTGTATTTGCGAATACCGTCTGCGATTTGTGCAACCTGGAACAAGAAACCTACACCCATCAGGAATGCCCCGATTGTGGATACGAAGTTCAGTTCCCACCAGCCGGTATCCCAGCCGTAGGTGCTCAGACGACGTGTCATACCCATCAAACCTACAGCGTACTGCGGCATGAAGCAGACATAGAAACCAATATTCCAAGTCCAGAACGCCCATTTGCCCAGTTTCTCTTCAAGTTGGAAACCGAACATTTTTGGCCACCAGTAGTACAGACCTGCGAAGTATCCGAATACTACACCACCGATCAATACTTGGTGGAAGTGGGCAATCAAGAAGTAACTGTTGTGGAACTGGAAGTCAGCTGGTGCTACGGAGAGCAGAACCCCCGTCATACCACCGACGATAAAGCATGGAATAAATGCGATTGTCCATAACATCGGGGTGGCCATACGGATCCGTCCGCGATACATCGTGAACAGCCAGTTGAAGATTTTAACCCCTGTCGGAATGGCAATCAACATCGTTGTAACAGCGAAGAATGCATTAACGTCTGCTCCCGAACCCATCGTGAAGAAGTGATGCGCCCATGTGAAGAAGGACAGGAAGCTAATGATCAACATCGCAAATACCATTGATTTGTAACCAAACAGTTTTTTCTTCGCGAAGGTACTTACAACCTCCGAGAAGACACCGAATGCCGGCAAGACGACAATGTATACCTCAGGGTGACCCCACATCCAGATCAAGTTGATATACATCATAGGGTTACCGCCCATATCAAGCGTGAAGAAATGCGCCCCGCCGAATCGATCCAGGAAGAGCAATGCAAGTGTCACAGTCAGGATTGGGAATGCAAACAAGATGATGATACAAGTGGAGAATACCGACCATGTGAACATCGGCATTTTCATCCATTTCATGCCTGGCGCACGCATTTTAATGATGGTAACCAGGAAGTTGATACCGGTAGCCAGGGAACCGATACCCGAGATCTGTATACCCCATATATAGAAGTTCTGTCCTACCCCCGGACTGTGTGACAGCTCCGATAGAGGCGGATAACTCAGCCATCCTGCATCAGGTGATCCACCGATAACGAAGGATAGGTTGAACAGCATTGCTCCCAGGAAGAATAACCAGAAGCTCAAAGCATTCAGGAACGGAAATGCGACGTCCCTTGCCCCTATTTGTAGAGGCACAATTACGTTAAACAAACCGAACATAAATGGCATCGCCATGAACAGGATCATGATGGTACCGTGAGTCGTAAAGACTTGGTTATAATGTTCTGGATGCAAGAAATCCATGTTAGGCATAGCTAGCTGAAGACGCATCATCAGCGCATCGACACCACCACGGAACAACATGATGATGGAAGCAATGATATACATAATACCGATCTTTTTATGATCGACGGTTGTTAACCAGTTACGCCAGAGCCAGCCCCATTTTTTGAAATAAGTCAGCACCGCTACGATGGTAATCATCGTAATACCGATGGCCACGTCCGCACCATAAATCAGCGGGTCACCGGTAACGAAAAACTCCGATGCAAACTCCTTAAGTCTCTCTAACATTGGGGGCCTCCTTTCGAATCTTTAGTTAGAACTCTTGTCCACTTTCGTAGACGTATTTTCTTGGGCGCCTGAAGCTTCTTCCGAAGTTCCATGGTTATGAGCGCCTGTACCTTCAATGACATACTTGGTCACGATGTCTTGGAACAATCCTTCAGGGAAGGAAGAATAATAAGCAACATTGCTAGTTCCCGGTTCCGCCAGTGTGTTATACGTTTCTTGTGTCAGCGGTTGGGATTGTAGTTTCACTTCATCCACCCATTGGTTGAATTCTTCATCCGATGTGGCATTGACATCAAAACGCATTTGGGCGAAATGTTCGCCGGTAAAGTTGGCGCCAGAACCGAAGTAAGTTCCTTCGTGATCGGCTTGCAAATACAAGGTCATCGCCATACCCGACATCGTATAAATTTGTCCACCAAGCTGCGGAATCCAGAACGAGTTCATCGGTGAATCCGCAGTAAGCTCAAATTTAACGGGCCGGTCTGTCGGAATATTCAACGTGTTGACCGTTGCAATGCCTTGCTCAGGATACATAAACAACCATTTCCAGTCCAGTGAAGATACTTGAATGGTAATGGGTTCTTTCTCGGAAGCCAGTGGCTTCGATGGCTCCAAATCATAGGTGTAGCGAACAGTTACGATCGCAAGCAATCCGATGATGATAATTGGAACCGTCCACCAGATAGCCTCAGCTTTGGTACTATGAGCCCAGTTCGGCTCATAAGCAGCTTTATTGTCCGGCTTGTCGCGGTAACGCCAAACGATTACAGCAGACAAAATCAACACAGGCACGATAACGATCGCACAAAGAATTGTCGAAATGACAATCAAATCTCTCTGCGAAGCGCCAATAGGTCCCTTCGGATCCAGAACAACGTACTGCCCGCCTGCCAGCATTGGCCAGACAATCAATGCAATTGTAACCAACGTCAGGACAACCGGAATGATAATCCGGGTAAGCGACCTAGGTTTCTTGTTCATCTTGATCCCCTCTCCTTAAATTCGCTCATACTGAAAAATCAGTATACTACTCTCTTCCTTCTAAAGATATCAGAAATGAGCAACTTTTTTGGTCTTGTTAACAAATTTGTCGATTTTACACCTTAAATGTGTGAATTTTTTCTCACAAATCACTTGCACACTTGATATTTTTCCATTGTAATCATTACACTTCGAGTCACAAAATAAAACCCTTTGCAGTCCCGTTGAACAGTCTCAACGAATCCGCAAAGGGCTTTATTGACTGGATTCCGGGTACTTATCCAGTCTTATTATGAACGAAAGATCGCCAGATTATAATTAATCCGCTCCTTCATCTTCCCGGCGTGTATGAACAAGACCAATTGATTTGGCGATTACATAAATAAACACACTACCTACCAGAAAACCGATACCGACCATCAAGCCAAGATTACGGTCATTAAATTCATTCAGGTTAATCAAACACATGACCACTCCAGTAATGAGGGCGATCCAGGCCAAAACTGTCATCGTCAACACTGCGCGCCGCATATTCTTATCTTTACGCTCCAATTGGCTTACCATTGCTGTCTTCGATGCCATAGTAAACACTTCCTTTTCCCTTTTTGTAAGTGCTTTCCTTTTACCAATATACCACATCAGTATGATTTTTAGTCAACAAATGTTCAAATTTATTTCGAAATTTGGACACTTTATTTTGATTTAGACTGTTGACAAACACTTGATTTACCCTCTTGTTATGTATAACCCAAAAACGGCCTCTTCATAACAGCAATAGGATTTAACCTTTTGAACGCTTTATGAACATGTCTCCTTTCCCTGAAAATCGTCACAAAAAAAAACGGCGGTTCGGATAAACCGAACCCACCGTCTTGTTTCGAATCTATATTGTGTATGGATAGCTCCAACTAATTACGTGTCTCCAGCCAGTTGTTTTTAATGACATTCTGGTACCAGTAAAAGCTTTCCTTCGGCGTTCTTACCAGTGAACGATAGTCCACATGAACAAGACCGAAACGCATCCGGTACCCTTCTGCCCATTCAAAGTTGTCCATCAGAGACCATGCCATGTATCCCTTCAGGTTAATGCCATCGTTAATGATCCGGTGAATTTGGGCTAAATGCTGTTCGTAATACGAAATCCGGCGATCATCATTAATTTTCCCATTCTCCAGATCATCATTGATACAAGCACCATTCTCGGTGATGTAGACATCGACGTTGCCATACTTCTGCAGGTAATGCATGAACTCATACAGCCCGCGGGATTCAATCGGCCAGCCAATGTCCGTCTTCGTCAGGCCCATATCCACTTCTTCAGACTGCAGTACCCCTGCCTCCGGATTGAAACGATTAATGCCCATCGTGTAATAGTTGATCCCCAGCAGGTCAATCGGTTGCGAGATAATCTCCATATCACCTTCCTGGATTGGCACTGTGGCACCCGCTTGGGCAAACCAATCCACCATGAATTGCGGGTAGGAACCTTTGTAGATCGGGTCTAGGAACCAGTCTGTGTTGAGTGCGATAGAGCGGTCGCATGCCGCTTGATCTTCCGGTGACTTACTGTAAGGCTCAGCCCAGCATACGTTAGGTGCAATACCGATCTGTCCCGTTGTGCCAAGGCGCCGGAAGGACTGTACCGCTTTACCATGAGCAACAAGCAGTCCATGAGCGACATTAAGGGAGGTCTGAAGGTCTTTGTTCCCCGGTGCATGGATTCCCAGTAGGTTCGACAGGAATGCAATACACCATGGTTCGTTAAACGTCAGCCAGAACTTGATTTTACCCGTGAATTCCTTGAAGATGACCTCTGCATATTTAACAAAGGCATCGACGGTTCTCCGGTTTCCCCAACCTCCGTCATCCTCCAACACTTGAGGCAGATCCCAGTGATAGAGCGTGCAAAAAGGTTCAATACCTGCCTCAAGCAGCTTGTCCACGAATCGGTGGTAAAAGTCCAGGCCTTCACGATTGATCTCGCCATCCCCGTCCGGGATAATGCGCGGCCAGGCAATGGAGAATCGGTAGGTGTTGATACCCAGCTTCTTCATCAGCTTAATATCTTCCTCATAACGGTGGTAGCTATCGCAAGCTACATCTCCATTATCCCCGTTGAAAACTTTGCCTGGTGTCCGGGCAAACGTATCCCAAATGGATACACCGCGTCCACCTTCCTGTGCTGCTCCTTCTATTTGATAGGAAGCTGTTGCTGTACCCCAGCGAAAATCCTGCGGAAATTGAAAAATGGTCATTGGTTTTTCCCCCGTCTCCCTATGATACGCGGACAGTCTGTCCTGCGGTCATGGATAAAGTTATTACATAATCCCCTTGTGGTGTCAGCACAGCCTGATGCTGCTCCCCATGTTCACCTCGCAGCGCGTGTGCACTTCGAATGGTCACCGAACCATCCCGCTCAGCCTTGATTACGGCAGATACCAATTGGCTGTCCTTCCACTCCATGGATAGGGTATAGCCTCCCCGTGCACGCAAACCAGTTACGCTGCCTTGTGTCCATTCATCTGGCAGAGCCGGCAGCAAATGCAGTTCATTCAGATGGCTCTGCAGCAGCATCTCTGCAATGCCGGCCGTGCCCCCGAAGTTGCCATCAATCTGGAACGGAGGATGATCGTCGAATAGATTAGGGTGAGTGGAGCGGGCAAGCAGTGTACGTACAAACTGATGCGCCTGGCCACCGTCAAGCAGACGCGCATACAGATTGATTAACCATGCACAGCTCCAACCGGTATGCCCGCCCCCTTGCGATATGCGCCGTTCAAGCGCTATGCGCGAAGCTTCTACAAGCTCTGGTGTATCCATTCGATTGATCTGTTCCCCCGGATACAGGCCATACAGATGAGAAACATGGCGATGTCCTGGCTCCGATTCGGCGAAATCCCTGAACCATTCCTGCAATTGACCTTCACTGCCAATCCGGAACGGATATAATCTGCTCAGGCTGTCTTCCCATTCCGCAATCAGTGCCTGATCGACCTCAAGAGTCCCCGCTGCCTCTATACATCTGGTGAACAATTCACGAATCAGTGTCATATCCATTGTCGACGCC contains:
- a CDS encoding sugar phosphate isomerase/epimerase family protein; translated protein: MKLGILAHTFGQQPTAQLAQTIADHGFNSVQLALAKALSDVDSSNGKLSPGLANEIGDQFARRGVKIAVLGCYINPIDPDAERRRADIERFKEHLRYARDFGCSMVATETGGLDTYQATHPDGYEEKAWSVLRETLEEITEEAEKWGVHAAIEPVSTHTLHTREHMTRLFEEIPSSNLGMLFDPCNLIKQPNVADQGAFLRDVMETLYQRIIVIHAKDVAFNAQGEKINPVPGEGILDYPLFFELLKTYKPHIDISLEGVTAEEAVPAAKHLREVWNGVRV
- the kduD gene encoding 2-dehydro-3-deoxy-D-gluconate 5-dehydrogenase KduD; amino-acid sequence: MNPFDLSGQVALVTGTSGGLGQGMAIGLAEAGADVILVSYSKPSETAGAIEALGRKAYIIEADLSREDELPAVFEKALAFQGKIDILVNNAGIIRRTPAADHGQQDWHDVIGLNLNTVFFLSQLAGRHMIERGSGKIINIASMLSYQGGINVPGYTASKHGVAGLTKALANEWAGKGVQINGIAPGYMETDNTTQIRADENRYRDITARIPAGRWGTPEDLKGPVVFLASSASDYLNGHVLNVDGGWMAR
- a CDS encoding DeoR/GlpR family DNA-binding transcription regulator — translated: MNPLKRHEKIMEALLERQEVTVNDLSELLQVTGKTVREDLDKLEAMGLLVRVHGGAMLAQNDQYGILTSRGATEKHHSEKTEIAERALAYIRPNEIIALDGGSTTLEMAKRMDNQPLTVVTNDLFIIAELTKKEQIRLVVPGGARVRNMLVGDDTAAFISSLNIHKAFISTTALHPEFGLSIYTGDLVPLKKAMISASQQVFGVVDHYKFGQFALRTFAHCSELDCIISDSQLGEETAALYNHIGVKVDYQS
- the kduI gene encoding 5-dehydro-4-deoxy-D-glucuronate isomerase yields the protein MENRYAAHPNEVKNYDTSRLREEFLMEQLFATDELVTVYSHVDRYIVGTAVPQSKDIALEVNLKDIGTDFFLERREIGIINVGGHGTVTADGQGYEIGAKECLYIGKGVKEVVFKSNGNEQPAQFYFVSTPAHHAYPTQKATQEQAQPNHLGSIESSNERTIYRYIHQGEGGIQSCQLVMGITELDKGNMWNTMPAHTHNRRSEVYLYWNLPEDGVVFHMMGEPNETRHLVVRDRQAIISPSWSIHSGVGTSSYTFCWAMAGENQTFEDMDGVAMKDLK
- the cyoD gene encoding cytochrome o ubiquinol oxidase subunit IV; the protein is MAEHNSHDSHAHEQHGSMKSYVIGFILSIVLTIIPLVVVLNDMMGRTGTMAVILVTAALQFVVQLFFFMHIRETGKPRWNVMALIFGLLIMLTIVLGSIWIMLNNAVAH
- the cyoC gene encoding cytochrome o ubiquinol oxidase subunit III, with protein sequence MAQAAAKHGHDHGHDHGHHDPQELKLLGFWFFLISDVILFSVLFATFIVLRDNTAGGPILSELIKMPGVIAETFILLTSSFTSGLAVLAMNQGKVKQLISWLAVTAVLGAAFIALEVTEFVEMIHEGFSYTTSAASGAFFTLVGTHGLHVSLGLIWMIGLMFQLKKRGITDVTRGKINVISLYWHFLDVVWIFLLSIVYLMGVM
- a CDS encoding cbb3-type cytochrome c oxidase subunit I; this translates as MLERLKEFASEFFVTGDPLIYGADVAIGITMITIVAVLTYFKKWGWLWRNWLTTVDHKKIGIMYIIASIIMLFRGGVDALMMRLQLAMPNMDFLHPEHYNQVFTTHGTIMILFMAMPFMFGLFNVIVPLQIGARDVAFPFLNALSFWLFFLGAMLFNLSFVIGGSPDAGWLSYPPLSELSHSPGVGQNFYIWGIQISGIGSLATGINFLVTIIKMRAPGMKWMKMPMFTWSVFSTCIIILFAFPILTVTLALLFLDRFGGAHFFTLDMGGNPMMYINLIWMWGHPEVYIVVLPAFGVFSEVVSTFAKKKLFGYKSMVFAMLIISFLSFFTWAHHFFTMGSGADVNAFFAVTTMLIAIPTGVKIFNWLFTMYRGRIRMATPMLWTIAFIPCFIVGGMTGVLLSVAPADFQFHNSYFLIAHFHQVLIGGVVFGYFAGLYYWWPKMFGFQLEEKLGKWAFWTWNIGFYVCFMPQYAVGLMGMTRRLSTYGWDTGWWELNFVSTIGAFLMGVGFLFQVAQIADGIRKYKTLKASGDPWDGRTLEWSIPSPAPEYNFAITPRGDDIDEWWEEKERRAKGIYPPEQPLEPIHMPKNSAIPFIMSVFWFIAGFGFVFGWLWMAILGLAGVGICMIARSFSYDTDYYIPVDEIKRTEASLRGSV
- the cyoA gene encoding ubiquinol oxidase subunit II; the protein is MNKKPRSLTRIIIPVVLTLVTIALIVWPMLAGGQYVVLDPKGPIGASQRDLIVISTILCAIVIVPVLILSAVIVWRYRDKPDNKAAYEPNWAHSTKAEAIWWTVPIIIIGLLAIVTVRYTYDLEPSKPLASEKEPITIQVSSLDWKWLFMYPEQGIATVNTLNIPTDRPVKFELTADSPMNSFWIPQLGGQIYTMSGMAMTLYLQADHEGTYFGSGANFTGEHFAQMRFDVNATSDEEFNQWVDEVKLQSQPLTQETYNTLAEPGTSNVAYYSSFPEGLFQDIVTKYVIEGTGAHNHGTSEEASGAQENTSTKVDKSSN
- a CDS encoding GH1 family beta-glucosidase, which encodes MTIFQFPQDFRWGTATASYQIEGAAQEGGRGVSIWDTFARTPGKVFNGDNGDVACDSYHRYEEDIKLMKKLGINTYRFSIAWPRIIPDGDGEINREGLDFYHRFVDKLLEAGIEPFCTLYHWDLPQVLEDDGGWGNRRTVDAFVKYAEVIFKEFTGKIKFWLTFNEPWCIAFLSNLLGIHAPGNKDLQTSLNVAHGLLVAHGKAVQSFRRLGTTGQIGIAPNVCWAEPYSKSPEDQAACDRSIALNTDWFLDPIYKGSYPQFMVDWFAQAGATVPIQEGDMEIISQPIDLLGINYYTMGINRFNPEAGVLQSEEVDMGLTKTDIGWPIESRGLYEFMHYLQKYGNVDVYITENGACINDDLENGKINDDRRISYYEQHLAQIHRIINDGINLKGYMAWSLMDNFEWAEGYRMRFGLVHVDYRSLVRTPKESFYWYQNVIKNNWLETRN